The Magnolia sinica isolate HGM2019 chromosome 11, MsV1, whole genome shotgun sequence DNA window ACTAATTATAGATATTatagttgatttaataattaaattcaaacccttataaatataccatgcatagctacttttggaatAAAGTTAAttcccaatccaaggtgccaaacacaatgggaggatttcaaatctcgggggtttcaaatccaggggttccgaatccacgctcccaaacaggccagaTGAGTCTGGAGCGGCTTGAGTGAATCTCTAACTGTGGAGGCCACTGTAATGtgttttccttacatccatgttgtctatcatttttgaaagctcattttaggacataattctaaaaaaatgaagctgatccaaatcttaagtggaccacaccacaggaattaatggtgattgaatacccaccattaaaaacttcttcgggttCACGggaatgtttttttctttttttgtcctccaacctatttaaaaggtcacaaagacccggatgaaggggcTACACAAatatctgagatttggatctacttcattttttgaatcatgtcctaaaatgacgtgaaaatgaatggacaatgtagatgcaaggcacatacattacaatgggccccacaatcagagaCCACCCACTATGATGGttcaaaggatccactcaagCTGTTTGCGTGCCGCCATTACTATGGGGattcatcttgatgtatttattttatatccatgttgcccatccgttttgcatatcattttagagcattagcccaaTAACAATGAAGAtcatctcaagtgaaccatgctacaggaaatagtggagattaaacaccctatcattaaaaacttcctagggcctactgtaatgttgtTTCCGTGATATCTATTTGCTATCctattatggtatggtccacctgaaatttggatctacttcattttgggcTCCTAAAACCATcttacaaaacagatggatggcatgaatacataataaatacatcaaagtgggccccatggtgaggGCTGCACCATCTTAGGTTAGGCCAAGGATGCACCCTATCCACTCCCTATGAGTCACCTTATGAAACTCTTATAGGCTCAAAAATCAGCTcagtccaaatatcaagtggggcaCAACAAAGTGGGAAGATATGCCCACCTTTTATTTGAGATGTGTTTGGTTGTAAGAAATATTATAATATTTCACACcaataaaataatttcaaaatatttcttgcaaaataaaaacaaaaacagcattatttaaaattttaaattattcatGCATCATTATTAAGATAATTTAGCAATAAAgttgcaaaattttgaaaatggCGAGCTTTTGAAAATCTCACAGCATTAATGTGAATGCCATTTGATTTTTCTGAAGAATatcacaaaaatttcaaaatctcaaccacATTAGTCACTAAGGGGTGGTTGGATCTTAAGTTTCTTAAGATAAGTTATTTATGCCACAAAtggcttatcttgatttctacttactaAGAAGATATATCAGCTTCTATTCTCTTCCATCTCTCCTCTGCATCTTTCTAGCAACTTATGAAAAGCTGATAaagcaaaaaaatataaattaacttaagtaattaattatttttaagtaaaaaatattaactttaattaattataaatcaaacttacttatctgaattaagttacttatctactgctgtaagtagacaaagtaacttatttggtagtatccaaatggCCATAAGAGTGTCAGTGGGCCGGGCTCAGGCctgaaatttcagaattttcaatAGTGGGCCTAATGGGCCGGCCTGAAATGGATCAAAATCAGGCTGACAACTACCTTAGGCCCGGCCCATTACAGCCCTATACAGTCCTGCTCCGAAAATTGTGGACACTGTACTTGTGATTTAAGTTAATGCAAAATGGAGTTTAAGGTTTGgggatctagaccattgatctgtggGGTATGGCCATGGATGGTCAATGCCCCAAACTTCTCCTTGGTCTTTCAATCCTAACCTTACAATTTAAATCCTGAAAATAGACAATTAAGAAGTGGCACAAGATCAGTGGTTAGCATATCCCAATTTtgatagatttttgggccatgtatgaTTTGGGTTTTCATTTTCTGCGTCAAATGCTCCGAAATTCAAAGCCCAGAGTCATCCCCATCCATCAAATTCAACCAAATGCTAGTTTCGGCCACTTCCCACTTATGCAATAAAAaagggactcggattcggtagttaCCTTCAGTGCACGGTACTGGAAAAGCTCTGTaggcccgaccatgatgtatgtattttatccacacggtccatccacatttctagatcattttagggtattatccaaaaaatgagacaaatcgaaatatcacgtggaccacactacaggaaacagtggtcattgaacactttattttcttccaaaaatgatgattgaacattcaccgttgaaaacttctaggggtcaagctgatatttctgttttcacttcatccagggcCGTGTGATCTCATTaataggttgggtggcaaataaacattatagtgggccctaggaagttttgaatggtgggtgttttcaatcatcactattttcctgtggtgtggtagaCCAGACATTTGGATCTACccttttttttggttcatgctctaaaatgatctggaaaaatgaatggacggcgtggataaagggCATCCCACAGAGATTTTCCATCACGGAATCCGAGTCCATGAAAAACGCTACCTACTCCACCCACGTATGAATATAACCTCACCAACTCAACTGTCAACCAACCACTCATTTGCCCCTAAATCATTTAAAATGACGGTTTTGTCCTGAGTCTAAATCAAATAGCCCGGGCAAGGCCATGACTAGGACTGTCCATGGGCTGGGTGCCCACCTATTAAATCGTAGCCCCAAGCCCGCCTTGAGCCCGGACCCTGACATCATGCATGGCGAATGACAAAATTGCCCCTTCAATGAGCCGGTCTGAGCTGATGGGATCTTAGACATAGCCCGAGCCTGGCCCAATTGTAATTGGCCTGAGTTGACAAATATTTCAGCATCTCAACTCTCACATGTGGTAATGTGGCACGTGTGAAATATCCAACTTGTTAGATTTATAGGTGGGTCCAACCATGCTGATTACTTATATAAAAGATTAGGCTGCTGATATAGTGATCACAAGGGCCAATGGTGTACGTGACTTTGCATGGTTAGTCATTTTTTAACCATACATTTATTTTAtacacgtgtggtccacttgatgatcaGATTGCTCGGATTTTTTATAAAATGAAACTAGACAACTGAGCTTGTTacatgagtggcttggatcttgcactcaTGTTGCGTTTTGAATGATGAAAGGTGTgtgagatccggaccattcatcagcTGCGCTCCATTATCCATGTGACATGGTCTGTAAATCAGGTTGGTTctgtcatcaggtggaccacatgagacGGAAAATGAAATAGTTAAAAGAACTAAGCAATTGAAGCTTATGTAACCATGCGGTCCATGTGATTGCAGGACCGACCTCATTTTCAGGTCCAAGAAACATAAACAGCGGATTTGGCACATAGGTCTCTGGTTAGCTGTCCAAGCCCGGCCCATAAATTAAAAGCTCAGCCCAAGCCTCGGACATGTGACAGGCCTAAAGAAATAGGCCTGACGCCAAGCCCAgccacccacttttgtgcaagatccgtgccattcatcaagtaggagTGCACAAGGAACCGGTTGAACTGGTAATTCCACCGGTGAACCGGACCAGAACCGAGCAGACCGCACGGTTTGGACTAGTTCTGAAGCGCACCACcattctggttctggttctgaaaaTCAAAGAATTGGTTAGTTCGGTTCGGTTCACGGTTTGGGGTTTTGTATAACCCAATTGGACCGTACAACCAAACCTTGGATCTGAAATTAGAACCGGACCcttggtcaataaatatttaaaatttacctttttttaaacataaaatgtaaaaattaaaaaatcaaaaaagcaaaaaatgtctaatttttctttattctccccCTCTTTCATGCCTTTCTTTGTCTCTCAAGAACCTTGGACTGGATTCTTAAAAAACCATGCAATTAGAatggattataaaaataaatcatgcaATTGGACTGGTTTATAAAAAACCCACCCAAAACCATAGAATTGAACTGGTTTTTATGGTCCTATCCCATTCGAttctagggtgcaaacggtcCGGTTCTTGTTCTAGTTTTCCTGGAACCGTTGGGAACGGTTCAATTCCAGTTTCACctccaaaccgaaccgtgtgcacccatATCATCAAGTGTGTTCCACCATGTGGAGCATGTGAAGAAAGCCACTTGGCATTCTAAATGGGTTGAGAAAATGGGCCCTTAGAACTCAGACCCGCCTAATTAATAGATGGGCTCAATTTCAAGCCGGCCCATTGAAAACCTTAGTTGGAGTTGCACACATCACCAACCACCAAAGTGACCAAAGTACCCTTTTTGGAGCAGTTAGGGAGACACCTCTACTAACCCAAAATACCCTTTTGAAATTAGTGGTTTAGGTGTCTTAAATAGATTAAGTACATTCAATAGAAAgtacttaaaaataataaaagaaaaaaaaaaatctataaaaacaCATCCAACCCTATCCAATCCAATCAAAGTAGTaatagaaagaaaaacaaccatcTGTTGCATGATGCTACCCAAGATCATATTCTGCACAGCAGTTTCAGTGGCCACACTAGCTGTGATCCTCCTAGCTGTGATCTCCCCTTCAGTCCATAGAAAGCCACAAAAGAACCAAACAAGGCCGTGGCTAGCTCTCTCCTTGTACATCCAACACCCCCACCACCCAGTTCCCAGCACCCAAGTGGGCCCACTCGCCGACGGTGCGTTCGTCTTCCACCACACGCTCACGGCAGGGCCCGAGAACACGTCACGGGCCATTGGGAGGGCCCAAGGCTTCATAATCCCAATCGAGCACTTTGCACAATCTGCATTCAACATCATATATCTTACTATCGACGCCGATGAATACTCCGGCAGCATTAGTGTCCACGCTAAGCACATCGGCCACAAGAGCAGGGAAGAACTTACGGTCGTTGGTGGGACTGGGTCTTTTGCATTTGCCCGAGGGCTGGCCATCTTCAAACAGACAGACGGACAAAGACCGTCGTCGAATATTGATGCAATGTATCATGTGAAGCTACAGTTGAGATTTCCTGATCGAGACCAGACGATTCCTGGTTGATGCATGCATTTTTGCTACATACTTTTTTTTGTTATTCTGATTGTACTTGAGAGACTAAATACAACCTAACTAAAGGCATACAAAATAAGTTCATATTGCATAAAATCAATATAACCTTGTTTTAAAACATCTTTGTTATGGATACGAGTTGAGTAGTCCACTTATTTTTTTCAATGAGTGGAAAATTTAAAGAATATGTAAATGAATTTTCAATAAAGTAAGAGAATTTAGCTAATTTGGAGAGTTAGTAGCTAAGGTAAGAGATTttttgtcattttaaaattttgactggAATAGTCATAAACTATGGGCAACTTCCACTCACCCAAAATAAACATCCGGACATTTTCTTATAAGGATGCATGGGGACTTTAGCTTCTAGTGTAGATGATGAATGAGAATTAGGTATATCATTTAAACAGTTTTAATAGTTAGAAGAGACCCATATCTAATAATGGGTTTGAACAGTGCTCTGtgagtctcaccatgatgtatgtattttatccacaccatccatccatttttccagctcatttgaaggcatgaattcaaaaatgagatagattaaaatttcaagtggaccacaccataggagcaatggcgattgaatgcctaccattaaaaacttcttaggacccacaaaagttttagatcaaactgtcgctttgacccaatcaacaggttggatggcaaatgaaagcctagaaagtttttaatggcggtgttgaatcaccactattttcctatgatgtggtccatctgattttTCAATCTACTTTATTTTCAGTCTCATTCACTAAATAttctttttccaatggtgtggtccaaaatGGACAGcagcataaaatacatacatcattgtgggggctcAAAGAGCCACTCTCAATCAGCAATCCGCGTCCTATTTAATTAACTTTCCCTCTGAACTGCTTTTTCCACTCACAATCACCATGCCATGGGCCTACAAAAGCATGTATCATAAACTACATTTACATGGAGATTAGTCACTCGTCTATGAGATTAGAAGGCCACTCGTGACAATCCCAACAATCTTCCGTATGATAATCATTCACGTTGGCTACAATCGTGAGGAGTAAGAAAACAAGTTCGGCTTGTTTATGGTGTGAGTAGCCCTCCAACCTTATTCAATATATGTTCCTATGTAGAGCTCTACCCGCACATGCAAGGGTTGTTAAAGTCCAttcatatacattgatacactatCTTTTACCAGCTCGGGCTTTTGAAGCGAGCGGTTGTCTGATAAAGTTGACCCCTAACTCATATTTGCATAGTTTTATGTTGTAATTCCGAGCCACAATAAATTTAGatcaatattaaatattataaattcGGATTTAATACCATTGTCAATCATGCACTTTGTGCAACCATGTCCACTGAAGATAGAATAATCAAATAAACAATAATCAATCAACCAAATACAAACACACaatatttaacgtggaaaacctttgTGGGAAAATACCACAACACAAAGTAATAGAAATCTCTAGTTtaattaaaactttaaaattacaccactcaccttctttGATTATAGAAGTAACCTAATCTCCTATTGCAATGCGCACCATAGAAAAATCTCTATCACTTTAGAGTAATCATTTCCCAAGTGTAGAAAATCCTCTTAACTTGCAAAACCCTTGTCTTCTGAGAGAAAACACTGAGTCTCACCAAGCCCTAATTGCAACTTGGCTTAAATATCCTGACTTTCGTAAAATTGCATAATTTATTTGAAGTACGAATGGCACCATCGGTCAGACCAACTTGGATTAATAGAACATGCACTGCTCCTAAAAAACCTGTACCCTAGTGGTCAAACCGATATAACCCTGCTTCAACGTCTAGAGTGAGTAGAATCCAAGGCATTTACACGACATTtaacatgtatggacgctacaaGGTGAGGAGATAACCTGACAGTCCTGCCTCACCGGATCAAAAAACTCTATAACAGGTACAATAGGGCCGCCATGTCACACGTGTATTAAacactccatccattaggtgcCCCTCAATGTTTGGCCCAatgtaaaaaattttaaaaaaaataatcagccTGATtcacaattcaggtgggccacactacagggaacaacaactattaaaattaaaaaattaaaaattaaattttttttttaaaaaaaatacctaTCCAACCTGTCtatcagccagatccaaaactcagctggttgagccacaccacatgaacttAGACCTTTTATCCATGACCTTACATTGTtactcatggtgtggcccaccaaaattctGTATGGAGTGGAATTCTAGACTGTATTTGAAAATGATTCATCTACTCATGAATggaattttaagaaaaaaggtACACTCAGTTTTCCATGAAATACAAGCAGATCTTCACATGCCGGGTCCTACCACCATTACTACATAGGGAGAGAGATCTCAGTTATCCTGGATTGGACTAATTTGTAGAGATCTCGGTGGGACATAcctgatgaacagagtagatGCCACACGCAcaaacggtgggcccacatgactcGGGTGCTGTGCCGGTGGCTAAGATACCTATTGTAGAGGAACCCGGTCCTATCTTATACACGTGTTACTCATTTCCAAGTGTGATCCATTGCTCCCGTGGTAGTTTAAGTTACAGTCTTCCTTGTTGAATTGGGACACTTGAACACTATGATtgattgatctggaccatccattaggtctaGCACACATTCCATTGGCCACCATGCAAAATGTAACCTAGATCGGATGATCAAATCCATTAGCTGGCATTCTTTTTTCACAGCCATCTATTTTCTAAGCCAATCATGGGATGGTTAGAAATTAGGTttatctaggggtgtacatcgagttgaactgaggctagctcgactcggctcggccattaattgaccctagctcgaactcggctcagtccttgagcatgactggccagctcggctcagtcagTAGCTTgggcgagttcgagccgagttggcgccaagttcaagccgagttcacctatgcagcattttcatcAACACAtgtactgcaccttcaaaatcccaatatatgtaaaacaacagtagtAATTTTagaagtattttatcaaataccttttaagcaacataatagtcaagaaaaaaataaaaaggcatttatttcatatacatatcttccttgccaccagccacacctcgttgagtcattttatcaaatatttgATGGGCATCAAAAGTAATCGGGTCACCTAACTGGTTCAATCTGAGTTCtattcgagttgagttcgaccATGTCGAGTCGAGCCagggccagctcaaactcgactGAAAactcgagctcaaaaaattagcctgAGTAGcacgaactcagcttcgaaccgagacaaatcgagctttttcgagttgagtcgagcgagctagctcgattcatgtacacccctaggtttATCTAATAAAAGTGAATCTTCTTAGCCATAACCAATCTATGATGAGtcccaacaaatggatggatcctATTGTTGATGGGACCTAAATGATCTCAACGGTCTACTTGGTAAGCTATTGATCAGATGGATAGAATCTTCTGATCGGGGTGATTTTGTGTGGGGGCCCATTAAATTTGTGTTGGACCTAATTGACGGCCTGGATGAATCTATCAAAGTGTCTAAACGTCCTGATGCAAATAGAGGTACCATATAAGGCTTCCCATTGAATGCCACGAGGGTACATGTACCGAAAACATGTGACATCCCTAAGAAGACAGTAAGGTAACACTCGGTAGAaccggaatatggtagagccatcgcACTACGCTCTACACGTGGCAGGTTAATTGTCAATCAGGACCGTTGATGTAGTGGTACCTACTATAGATACTAAATCGTAAAGATACACATAGATacgatgatcctagccatctgaatAGTAGCATTTAATCTAACGGTAGATGAGAAAACTTATCAATTGTCATAATCAAGTACTTCGAAGTGTAGGAAACTGATGGTTAGGGCTGTCTGGTAGGTGTCAGTTTCGAAACATATGccatccatgatgaggcccaccatatggacAGTCCTGATCGACACATCTCACTCCTACGTTCTTAGGGCTCTACCGTATCATCTCTTGCGGCTCAGTAGGAATTAAATCCTCTAACGTGTCTAATGTCCTTAGCTTTTAAGGgtaggtggcccaccttgatgacggtTCTGGCCATTCCCAATCTACCccgaagtggaccccacattgtatAACCAAAATTTAAGTACTCTAACGACTTTCCACCTACCCTTTCGTCAAGAACTAAAGTACAAAGACAGATAGGGGGTGGATGATTTGGGCCGTCCATTGGATTGGTCTCATAGTAGGTATGATCATCGATGCATCGCTTTGTGAAAACTTGTATAAATTGGACAATGCTGCCAATCTGATTGGTGGACCACTTTCCATTTTTCATCTACcctcatcccaattaattggggtcagctacatgaattgACAGCCCGGATCATCGACcgcttatcccaactaattgatcGGCTACATgaatggacggcccagatgaaCGACCCTTTATCAGTCTTTATACTTTAGTGCTTGACAAAAGGGCAGTGGGGAAGTGGTTAGAGAACTTTTCATTCAGTGCTGGTTAtttcctcttttccttttttttttatttttttattttttttgtgctcATGGATTGGAGATCATCTGGGCCGTCAATTAAGTCCACCGGATGGGCCATCAAGATCGTACACTTTTTGTCAAATGCAATGATGAGCAAGTGGATAActtttttcctttatgttgagGACAGCAGGCCGCACATGGTGTATCTGGTGATCGtcaccgttgatctggtgggccactgtgGGAACGGTGTATACGGAAAAATATCTCATTGATTGGACAACTCCTAGCATCATTGCTGTGAATTTAAATGGTTCAATCTGGACCGCTGCTCTTACCGTTCCTTTCGTAGGTCGCTTATCAAACGTCCATGACAGTTCACTCCCTGGATATTTTTGGCTAGTGGCTATCCATGTGATGGCCCACCAGATCCATGGTCCCTCGGTGGAATTCCATTAGGACTGTAAACGGGCCGGGCCTGAGGTTCGTTTCAGCCCAGGTATGGATCCGCCGGgccagccctattcaaaatttcgATTTTCTTTGCCTGGGTGTGACCCACTGACAGCCTAACTGAGATTCCCTCAGATCTACGGACAGGATGAGTTGATTTGTCGCTGGTCCAGGCCCATCTCAGAAGACAGAGGCCCATCCCAGGCCCAGATAGCATGGCAGTCTGGAGCTAGAGCCGTACATGAACCGAACTAGCTCGGTTAGCTGGCTTGCTGGCTTGACCCGGCTCA harbors:
- the LOC131218238 gene encoding dirigent protein 17, producing MMLPKIIFCTAVSVATLAVILLAVISPSVHRKPQKNQTRPWLALSLYIQHPHHPVPSTQVGPLADGAFVFHHTLTAGPENTSRAIGRAQGFIIPIEHFAQSAFNIIYLTIDADEYSGSISVHAKHIGHKSREELTVVGGTGSFAFARGLAIFKQTDGQRPSSNIDAMYHVKLQLRFPDRDQTIPG